The Streptomyces sp. NBC_00335 DNA window TGCGCGGGAGGTGCGGTGGCGCTTCGAGGCGCTCGCGGAGGTGGTGGACGCGGACCGGGAACGGGCGCGGGCGTGGACGCTGGGGCGGGTGCTGCAGAACTGCCTGTGGGACGTGGAGGACGGGGACCGGCCGGCGGAGGTGCAGCTGAGGGTCGCGGAGTCGCTGCTGGGGCGGGACGGGGGCAGGGGCGGGCGCGGGGGCTCGTAGGGTGCAGGCATGATCCGTAACGCCGTCCTCAGCGACGTACCCGTCATCCAGTCCATGATCCGCGAGCTCGCGGAGTACGAGAAGGTGCCGCACGAGGCGCGCGCCACCGAAGAGCAGTTGCGGGAGGCGCTCTTCGGGGAGCGGCCGGCGGCGTTCGCGCACCTCGCGGTGACGGAGGAGGGCGAGGCGGTCGGGTTCTCGTTGTGGTTCCTCAGCTTCTCCACGTGGCGCGGGGTGCACGGGATCTACCTGGAGGACCTGTACGTCCGTCCGGGCACTCGCGGCGGCGGCCACGGGAAGGCGCTGCTGCGGGAGTTGGCGCGGATCTGCGTGGAGCGCGGGTACGAGCGGCTGGAGTGGTCGGTCCTGAAGTGGAACGAGCCCACGATCGCCTTCTACGAGGCCTTGGGCGCGCGGCCGCAGGACGAGTGGTCGGTGTACCGGCTGACCGATGGGGCGCTGGCGGAGCTCGGCGGCGAGTAGGCGGGGGCGAGTAGGCGGAGACGCATAGCCGGGGGCGCCGGTCCTCAGGGTTCCAGGACGACCTTGCCGGTGGTGGCGCGGGTTTCCAGGTCGCGGTGGGCGGCGGCGGCTTCGGCGAGGGGGTAGCGCTGGAGGGCCGGGCGCAGGCGGCCGGTGGCGGCTTCGGCGAGGGCGCGGGTTTCGAGGAGGCGCAGAGGGTCTTCGCCGCCGGCGCGTTGGAGCATGGCGGGCCCGAGGACGTGCCGCGTGGTGACGCCGCGGGCGTCGAGGCCCGCCTGCTCGGTGTCGGTGAGGGTGAGGGGGCCGCCGGACCAGCCGAAGACGAGGTGGTCGGCGCCGTCGCGGAGCAGGCCGAGGGCGGTGCGGGCGACGGACCCCCCGACGGAGTCGAAGAGGACGGTGGCGCCGTCGGGATGGTGGGCGCGGAGGGTGTCGGCCCAGTCCGGGGCGGTGTAGTCGAGGGCGAGGTCGGCGCCGTTGGCGGCGGCCCGGGCGGTTTTGGC harbors:
- a CDS encoding GNAT family N-acetyltransferase, translated to MIRNAVLSDVPVIQSMIRELAEYEKVPHEARATEEQLREALFGERPAAFAHLAVTEEGEAVGFSLWFLSFSTWRGVHGIYLEDLYVRPGTRGGGHGKALLRELARICVERGYERLEWSVLKWNEPTIAFYEALGARPQDEWSVYRLTDGALAELGGE